From Diceros bicornis minor isolate mBicDic1 chromosome 17, mDicBic1.mat.cur, whole genome shotgun sequence, the proteins below share one genomic window:
- the LOC131415608 gene encoding ral guanine nucleotide dissociation stimulator-like produces MSCRDPLTLVRCELLEATEAEPDASAAEIQPAAEEEQWAVVEVELAPAPLTPPPLALEPVSPPPAVLEVEQGPTWAPAGVGAAELESPGPSFLVRSPSPPVALKEHEKLNLMAFPPKLVVEQFTMMDAELFQKVVSSPCLGFTWGKRNKPA; encoded by the exons atgagctgccgtgaccctcttacccttgtccggtgtgagcttctggaggccactgaggcagagccagatg cgtcagctgcagagatccagccagcggcagaagaagagcagtgggcagtggtggaggtagagctggctccagctccgttgacaccaccccctctagcactggagccagtgtcccctccaccagcagtgttggaggtggagcaagggccaacatgggctccagcaggagtgggagctgctgagctggagtcacctggaccatcatttctagtgagaagtccatctccacctgtggctcttaaggagcatgagaagcttaatctcatggccttccctcctaagctggtggtggagcagtttaccatgatggatgcg gagctcttccagaaggtggtgtccTCTCCATGCCTGGGCTTCAcgtggggcaagaggaacaagcccg catga